A genome region from Tolypothrix sp. PCC 7712 includes the following:
- a CDS encoding ParA family protein, giving the protein MIITVAAFKGGVGKSTTALHLATYLQNLADTLLVDGDLNRSALDWSNRGCLPFKVADEQRGIHLAKLYEHIVIDTPARPDPDELKTIAQGCDLLVIPTTPDAIALAATMQMVESIKQYKTNYRILLTLIPPNPNKAGEEARTALLNAGLPVFKSGIRRLAVFQRAALEGVPVNAVKDSYAQIAWRCYAEAGKEILENLITVKGQGSK; this is encoded by the coding sequence ATGATTATTACGGTAGCGGCGTTTAAGGGAGGTGTAGGCAAATCAACCACAGCACTACACCTAGCTACATATCTTCAGAACCTAGCTGATACACTGCTTGTAGATGGCGACCTCAACCGCAGTGCTTTGGATTGGTCTAACCGAGGTTGTTTACCATTCAAAGTTGCTGATGAACAGCGGGGGATACACTTGGCTAAACTCTATGAACATATTGTGATTGATACTCCAGCCAGACCAGACCCAGATGAGTTGAAAACTATTGCTCAGGGATGCGATTTGCTAGTTATTCCTACTACTCCTGATGCGATCGCTTTAGCTGCAACAATGCAAATGGTGGAGTCTATCAAGCAATACAAAACTAATTATCGCATTTTGTTGACGCTGATTCCTCCAAATCCCAATAAGGCGGGAGAAGAAGCACGAACAGCGTTGTTAAACGCTGGGTTACCTGTATTCAAATCTGGTATTCGTCGCCTAGCTGTATTCCAACGTGCAGCTTTAGAAGGAGTACCAGTGAATGCCGTGAAAGATTCCTATGCTCAAATTGCTTGGCGGTGTTACGCTGAGGCTGGAAAAGAAATATTGGAAAATTTAATAACAGTCAAGGGTCAAGGGTCAAAATAA
- a CDS encoding CopG family transcriptional regulator: protein MLNKKKNSRFDELIDAARSRQQRDNPQLIEDKPTSLSKSTDPEYIRTTIYLPKQLHRKLKAAAAFQERQMSDIMTELVEQWLLSNGGLGTGD from the coding sequence ATTTTGAATAAGAAGAAAAATAGCCGTTTTGATGAACTAATTGATGCTGCGCGCAGCCGTCAACAACGAGACAACCCACAGCTAATAGAAGATAAGCCAACTTCTTTAAGCAAAAGTACCGACCCTGAATATATTCGCACAACTATCTATCTGCCTAAGCAGCTGCATCGAAAATTGAAAGCAGCAGCCGCTTTTCAGGAACGACAGATGAGCGACATTATGACAGAGTTGGTTGAGCAATGGCTTTTATCTAATGGGGGATTGGGGACTGGGGATTAG
- the rsmA gene encoding 16S rRNA (adenine(1518)-N(6)/adenine(1519)-N(6))-dimethyltransferase RsmA: protein MVRPRKVFAQHWLKSEKALDAIVQAAECQEGDRVLEIGPGTGILTRRLLPLVQSLVAVEIDRDLCDLLAKQLGKRENFLLLQGDFLTLDVQGNLAAFPKFQNQNKVVANIPYNITGPIIEKLLGTIANPNPKPFDSIVLLVQKEVAERLYAKAGSKSFGALSVRVQYLAECELICTVPASAFHPPPKVDSAVVRLRPRPIETPAIDPRKFENLIKLGFGAKRKMLRNNLQPVVERDRLTHLLEQLEINPQVRAEDLSVSQWVTLANQLLLTND from the coding sequence ATGGTGCGACCGCGCAAGGTCTTTGCTCAACATTGGCTCAAAAGTGAGAAGGCTCTGGACGCAATCGTGCAGGCGGCGGAGTGTCAGGAGGGCGATCGCGTTCTGGAGATTGGCCCTGGTACAGGTATCCTGACGCGGCGTTTGTTACCTTTGGTGCAATCTTTGGTGGCTGTAGAAATCGATAGAGATTTGTGCGATTTATTAGCAAAGCAACTGGGTAAAAGAGAAAATTTTCTGCTGCTGCAAGGTGATTTTTTGACTTTGGATGTACAAGGAAATTTAGCAGCATTTCCTAAGTTTCAAAATCAAAATAAAGTAGTTGCGAATATACCTTATAACATCACAGGCCCAATAATCGAAAAACTGCTAGGAACGATTGCGAATCCTAACCCTAAACCCTTTGATTCAATAGTATTATTAGTGCAGAAAGAAGTAGCAGAAAGGTTATATGCAAAAGCAGGTTCAAAAAGCTTTGGAGCATTAAGTGTCAGGGTACAATATTTGGCAGAATGTGAGTTAATTTGTACAGTTCCAGCTAGTGCATTTCATCCACCACCAAAAGTAGATTCCGCAGTCGTAAGGTTACGTCCAAGACCAATAGAAACCCCAGCCATTGACCCGCGTAAATTCGAGAATTTGATTAAACTGGGGTTTGGCGCGAAGCGAAAAATGTTACGAAATAATTTACAACCAGTAGTAGAACGCGATCGCTTGACCCACTTACTGGAACAATTAGAGATAAATCCCCAGGTACGCGCTGAAGACCTCAGTGTATCCCAGTGGGTAACTCTAGCTAATCAGTTACTTTTAACCAATGATTGA
- the ispE gene encoding 4-(cytidine 5'-diphospho)-2-C-methyl-D-erythritol kinase, with translation MRSYTLIAPAKINLYLEIIGDRPDGFHELAMILQSIDLADQISVRSLSTDTIRVHSHHPQVPTDKTNLAYRAAELMVKEFPDSFARFGGVEITIDKHIPVAAGLAGGSTNAAAVLVGIDLLWNLGLTQSELEELGAVLGSDVPFCIAGGTVIATGRGEQLSPLPNLDNIYIVLGKYRSLEVSTAWAYKTYRQQFGSTYIKDTASLIARASAVHSGPIVRAIANKDTADIAKKMHNDLERVVLPEYPQVLQLRELFASQPGVLGTMMSGSGPSVFALVESQQQAEVIKQQIRATIPNEDLELFVTRMTTHGIKIASSV, from the coding sequence ATGCGTTCCTACACCCTCATTGCCCCTGCTAAAATCAACTTGTATTTGGAAATCATCGGCGATCGCCCGGATGGATTTCATGAGTTAGCGATGATCCTGCAAAGTATCGACTTAGCTGACCAAATTAGCGTGCGTTCTCTCAGCACCGATACGATTCGCGTTCACAGTCACCACCCACAAGTACCCACAGATAAAACTAATCTGGCCTATCGGGCGGCGGAATTAATGGTAAAAGAATTTCCCGATAGCTTTGCGAGATTTGGCGGCGTGGAAATTACTATTGATAAACATATTCCTGTAGCGGCTGGGTTAGCTGGTGGTTCCACAAACGCCGCTGCTGTGTTGGTGGGAATAGATTTACTTTGGAATTTGGGACTAACTCAATCAGAATTAGAAGAACTAGGCGCGGTTCTGGGTTCAGATGTCCCCTTCTGTATCGCGGGGGGGACAGTGATTGCGACAGGAAGAGGCGAACAACTTTCCCCGTTACCAAACTTAGACAACATATATATAGTATTAGGCAAATATCGCAGCCTAGAAGTTTCTACAGCTTGGGCGTACAAAACCTATCGCCAGCAGTTTGGTAGCACCTATATTAAAGATACCGCCAGCTTAATTGCCCGTGCCAGTGCAGTACATTCCGGGCCGATAGTCAGAGCGATCGCCAATAAAGATACAGCAGACATCGCCAAAAAAATGCATAATGACTTAGAGCGTGTCGTGTTACCTGAGTATCCCCAAGTTTTGCAACTGCGAGAATTATTTGCATCTCAACCAGGGGTTTTAGGAACAATGATGTCTGGTTCTGGCCCGTCAGTTTTTGCTTTGGTCGAATCGCAACAACAAGCCGAAGTCATCAAGCAGCAAATTCGCGCCACAATTCCCAATGAAGATTTAGAATTGTTCGTGACGCGGATGACTACACATGGAATCAAAATCGCCTCTTCAGTTTAA
- a CDS encoding DUF3082 domain-containing protein: protein MTDPNSLPQPETSTPETMNPLRCVTGAIISGGLGYAIYSLMISIATNFASKPIHSDNQLVVRITSAVRTLVVGVFALGAGVFGIVALGLLALAVQMVVQKLTKAKEG, encoded by the coding sequence ATGACTGACCCCAACTCCCTTCCCCAACCAGAAACTTCCACCCCAGAAACAATGAATCCGTTACGCTGTGTAACCGGAGCGATCATTTCTGGTGGATTAGGATATGCAATCTATTCGCTGATGATTTCAATCGCCACAAATTTTGCAAGTAAACCTATCCATTCCGATAACCAATTAGTAGTCAGAATTACTTCCGCAGTTCGGACATTGGTAGTCGGTGTATTCGCCTTGGGTGCGGGAGTATTTGGTATAGTTGCTCTGGGTTTATTAGCTTTAGCTGTGCAAATGGTAGTGCAAAAACTGACAAAGGCGAAGGAAGGTTAA
- a CDS encoding Uma2 family endonuclease has protein sequence MLLQLNQLVVPVGHQLLIKNISWSVYKNILAELGENRNSRISYSQGMLEIMAPLPEHEVAKVIIGDLVKALLEELDIEFWSLGSTTFDQEKMDTGVEPDDCFYIQNEAAVRGKDRIDLTVDPLPDLAIEIDITSRTRFNNYEVLGVPELWRWNGNRLEINVMINGKYVASTTSNVFPNLAIAQIIPEYLMRSKVEGRNATMKAFRAWVREQNSLMYAR, from the coding sequence ATGTTACTTCAACTCAACCAGCTAGTTGTACCTGTCGGTCATCAGTTGTTGATTAAAAATATATCTTGGTCAGTATACAAAAATATTTTGGCGGAATTGGGTGAGAACCGCAATTCTCGTATATCATACAGTCAAGGAATGTTAGAAATCATGGCTCCATTACCAGAGCATGAGGTAGCGAAAGTTATTATTGGGGACTTAGTAAAGGCTCTACTAGAAGAACTTGATATAGAATTTTGGAGTTTGGGTTCTACCACTTTTGATCAAGAAAAAATGGATACTGGAGTAGAACCTGATGATTGTTTCTACATTCAAAATGAAGCGGCTGTACGCGGTAAAGATAGAATTGATTTAACAGTTGATCCACTACCAGATTTAGCAATTGAAATTGATATTACTTCTCGCACTCGGTTTAATAATTATGAGGTATTGGGTGTGCCGGAATTATGGCGCTGGAATGGTAATCGCCTAGAAATTAATGTGATGATTAATGGTAAATATGTAGCTTCTACTACTAGTAATGTTTTTCCCAATTTAGCGATTGCTCAAATTATTCCTGAGTACTTAATGCGGAGTAAAGTTGAAGGGAGAAACGCTACTATGAAGGCTTTTCGAGCTTGGGTAAGAGAGCAAAACTCCCTAATGTACGCCCGATAA
- a CDS encoding PAS domain S-box protein — translation MTCNLITVDKNTYESLQQELTELRQRVGSNHCFSSLKSRQQMQLFIEYTPAAIAVFDLEMRYLLVSRRWREDYSLGDEEIIGRSHYEVFPEISQNWREIHQRCLAGAIEKSEEDIFIRANGTTEWVKWEIHPWHEESGAVGGIIMFTEVITTRKQTEAELKRLNEELEARVEERTAELRHSEARLQRLADNVPGMLYEFCLQPDGTGYFPYASSRCRDILELEPEEIKEDASFAFSLIYPDDVVKVQQAIAESAQTLQDFDCEWRMMTLTGKKKWIKAFSHPELQRDGEVIWYGCLFDISDNQKTQQKLQSQAQFLQSIWEGVDYGIFVLDVLDDGAEFRYVKFNPAILQLSPMPLESFVGRTMAAALPADMAYYYRQRYQECIKLRKSIFFEESFWHNNQENWWLLNITPLFDNNSQITQLVVTTTEITEHKQAEQERQIFVSLIENSSDFIGFASLEGKALFLNEAGRNIVGIESLEFVKNSNIIDYIFPDDRQYLLQEVLPIVIKQGMWQGELHFRHFQTEKAISVDYNMFVIKNPETAEPMCFATITRDASKRKEAETKLQEQEQFLRSIYDGVPQVIFVVNVLENGEFRFAGCNSSAEKSIGINHAKIIGKTPEELLGTIEGTLVRQRYQSCIDAGKETTYEECLTFDEQEKWWFTTLNPLINNEGRIYQIVGTTWDITERKQAEEALQASQHFIQRIADSSPNILYIFDLEEQRNIYANQELETLLGYSNTEIQQLGDNLLPVIMHPDDRERVSLHHQQFLTSKDGDIVEIEFRVRRVNGEWCWLYCRETPFNRNEQGDIKQILGVSTDITERKQTEIQLQAQAQNLENTLRELQRTQAQLIHSEKMSSVGNMVAGVAHEINNPVNFIHGNLIPASEYVEDLLHLLELYEQYYPEPAAEIQAEIDDMELDFLKEDLIKLLQSMRIGTQRIREIVLSLRNFSRLDEAEFKLVNVHEGLDSTLMILHHRLKAKADNSEIAVIKEYGKLPLVDCYPGQLNQVFMNIMSNAIDALEDSLSSNGEEKTSPHIRIRTEAVNSNLVAIHIADNGKGIPPGIVSKLFDPFFTTKDVGKGTGLGLSISYQIVVDRHGGKLYCNSVPGKGAEFVIEIPITQPEMPT, via the coding sequence ATGACTTGCAATCTGATTACTGTAGATAAAAATACTTATGAATCTCTACAACAGGAACTGACAGAACTGCGTCAGAGAGTGGGGTCTAATCACTGCTTCAGTTCGCTAAAATCTCGCCAGCAGATGCAGTTATTTATAGAATACACTCCAGCTGCGATCGCTGTTTTTGACCTTGAGATGCGCTACTTGTTAGTTAGTCGGCGTTGGCGAGAGGATTATAGCTTAGGCGATGAAGAGATTATTGGGCGTTCTCATTATGAAGTTTTTCCAGAAATTTCCCAGAATTGGCGAGAAATTCACCAACGCTGTTTAGCAGGTGCTATTGAGAAATCTGAAGAAGATATCTTCATTCGTGCCAATGGTACTACTGAATGGGTGAAGTGGGAGATACATCCTTGGCATGAAGAATCTGGTGCAGTGGGTGGCATTATTATGTTTACCGAAGTGATTACCACTCGCAAACAGACAGAAGCAGAACTGAAACGACTTAATGAAGAATTAGAAGCCAGAGTTGAGGAACGCACAGCAGAGTTGCGTCATAGTGAAGCTAGGTTGCAACGACTGGCAGATAATGTACCAGGGATGCTTTATGAATTTTGCCTTCAACCCGATGGTACAGGGTATTTTCCCTACGCATCTTCACGATGTCGAGATATTCTCGAACTAGAACCAGAAGAAATTAAAGAAGACGCATCCTTCGCATTTAGCCTAATTTATCCTGATGATGTTGTAAAAGTACAACAAGCAATTGCTGAATCTGCCCAAACTCTGCAAGACTTTGACTGCGAGTGGCGGATGATGACCCTTACTGGTAAAAAGAAATGGATTAAGGCTTTCTCTCATCCAGAACTTCAAAGAGATGGTGAGGTGATTTGGTATGGTTGCTTATTTGATATTAGCGATAACCAAAAAACCCAGCAAAAACTGCAATCACAGGCACAATTTTTGCAAAGCATCTGGGAAGGTGTAGATTATGGCATCTTTGTCTTAGATGTTTTAGATGATGGTGCAGAGTTTCGTTATGTAAAATTCAATCCTGCTATCCTCCAACTCAGCCCCATGCCGTTAGAATCTTTTGTAGGGCGAACAATGGCAGCTGCATTACCTGCTGATATGGCATATTACTATCGCCAGCGTTATCAAGAGTGCATTAAGTTACGCAAGAGTATATTTTTTGAGGAATCTTTCTGGCATAATAACCAAGAAAATTGGTGGTTATTAAATATCACGCCCCTGTTTGATAACAACTCACAAATTACTCAACTAGTTGTCACGACAACAGAGATCACAGAACACAAACAAGCTGAACAAGAACGGCAAATTTTTGTTTCGTTGATTGAAAATAGTAGCGACTTTATTGGTTTTGCATCTTTGGAAGGTAAAGCATTATTTTTGAATGAAGCCGGACGAAATATTGTAGGCATTGAAAGTTTGGAGTTTGTCAAAAATTCTAACATTATTGACTATATATTTCCCGATGATAGACAATACTTACTCCAGGAGGTTTTACCGATAGTTATAAAACAAGGAATGTGGCAAGGTGAATTGCATTTTCGACATTTCCAAACAGAAAAAGCTATTTCTGTTGATTACAATATGTTTGTGATTAAAAATCCTGAAACTGCAGAGCCTATGTGCTTTGCTACCATTACGCGTGATGCTAGCAAACGCAAAGAGGCAGAAACTAAATTACAAGAGCAAGAGCAGTTTTTACGGAGTATTTATGATGGTGTTCCTCAAGTTATATTTGTAGTTAATGTTTTAGAAAATGGTGAATTTCGTTTTGCTGGTTGTAATTCATCAGCAGAAAAAAGCATAGGAATAAATCATGCCAAAATTATTGGCAAAACTCCCGAAGAATTGCTGGGAACGATTGAAGGCACATTAGTGCGTCAGCGTTATCAAAGCTGTATAGATGCTGGTAAAGAAACTACTTATGAAGAGTGCTTAACTTTCGATGAACAAGAGAAATGGTGGTTTACCACACTCAATCCTCTGATAAATAACGAAGGAAGAATTTATCAAATTGTCGGTACAACTTGGGATATTACTGAGCGTAAACAAGCCGAAGAAGCGCTGCAAGCTAGTCAACACTTCATTCAACGTATAGCAGATTCTTCGCCTAATATTCTCTACATTTTCGATTTAGAAGAACAGCGCAATATTTACGCCAATCAAGAACTTGAAACGCTTCTGGGTTACTCTAATACAGAAATTCAACAACTGGGAGATAATCTGCTTCCGGTGATTATGCATCCAGATGATCGAGAAAGAGTCAGCCTTCACCATCAGCAATTTCTTACCAGCAAAGATGGTGATATTGTGGAGATTGAATTTCGTGTTAGACGTGTAAATGGTGAATGGTGCTGGCTTTACTGTCGAGAAACACCATTTAACCGCAATGAACAGGGAGATATCAAGCAAATTTTGGGTGTATCAACTGATATTACTGAACGCAAACAAACCGAAATTCAATTACAAGCACAAGCACAAAACTTAGAAAACACTCTGCGCGAACTCCAACGCACCCAAGCGCAACTCATTCACAGCGAGAAAATGTCATCTGTGGGGAATATGGTTGCTGGTGTCGCCCATGAGATTAATAATCCGGTAAATTTCATTCATGGTAATCTCATTCCTGCTAGTGAATATGTTGAAGATTTATTACATTTGCTGGAATTATATGAACAATATTACCCTGAGCCAGCCGCAGAAATTCAAGCAGAAATTGATGATATGGAGCTTGATTTCCTCAAGGAAGATTTAATTAAGTTGCTCCAATCTATGCGGATAGGAACCCAACGTATCCGGGAGATTGTACTATCTTTACGGAATTTTTCACGCTTAGATGAAGCAGAATTTAAGCTGGTGAATGTCCATGAAGGTTTGGATAGTACTCTGATGATTCTGCACCATCGCTTGAAAGCGAAAGCAGATAATTCTGAAATTGCAGTAATTAAAGAATATGGCAAATTACCCTTAGTCGATTGCTATCCTGGACAACTCAATCAGGTATTTATGAATATTATGAGTAATGCAATTGACGCTTTAGAAGATTCCCTGTCCAGTAATGGCGAAGAAAAAACAAGTCCCCACATTCGCATTCGGACAGAAGCTGTTAATAGTAATCTTGTAGCTATTCACATTGCAGATAATGGTAAGGGAATTCCCCCAGGAATAGTTTCTAAATTATTTGACCCTTTCTTTACTACTAAAGATGTGGGTAAGGGAACCGGATTAGGATTATCTATTAGTTACCAAATTGTAGTAGATAGACATGGTGGTAAATTATATTGTAATTCCGTACCAGGAAAGGGCGCAGAATTTGTGATTGAAATTCCGATTACGCAACCAGAAATGCCAACGTAA
- a CDS encoding integrase, translating to MSNNEASTYDIRNAEYDGIAIDTWEPAKWKQWKAKHSPSDENVKMEREYLRIKHAVGQANLALSLDKVKVKLKLTSAKTIGLQGTFPCRPGDVGKNGSPSKQYTISFGFAANDIGVKTAVVKARELDLSLITKQFQWTPELLGKQAQKIALPAPEDSAKLISELIQEYEREFWKTHEKNRQGIRTWETHYIRHLKKLPPDEPMSSSALEKALEKTKPNTSGRFFLAWQLKKFCEFCGINGLKTIDAYATPKPYPSIRKVPTDEEIIQGFNKIGMPLSAFATKENITKPEQWQWAYGMLATYGLRPHELYAIDIEAFTHPHNTFHLVTLNPRLTEGTKTGERSCGIPPLYPHWIELFDLKNVKFPYNEGKLSNKTAKLYIRFRATNIGFRPYELRHAYAIRGHRLQVPIKTMSDYMGHTVQEHTKTYQRWMNEDANLEIYREVVIHRQGTSKEALKARIAELEAENQAIKAENATLKALLIQHQLGEVMGN from the coding sequence ATGTCTAACAATGAAGCCAGTACATACGATATCCGTAATGCTGAGTACGATGGGATTGCAATTGATACTTGGGAACCAGCCAAGTGGAAGCAATGGAAAGCCAAACATTCACCATCTGACGAAAATGTGAAGATGGAGCGTGAATATCTCAGGATAAAACACGCGGTTGGGCAAGCTAACTTGGCATTAAGTTTGGATAAGGTGAAGGTTAAACTTAAGCTTACTAGTGCTAAAACTATCGGTTTACAAGGGACTTTTCCCTGTAGGCCTGGGGATGTAGGAAAAAATGGTAGTCCAAGTAAGCAGTATACCATTTCGTTTGGTTTTGCTGCTAATGATATTGGTGTAAAAACGGCAGTAGTTAAAGCCCGAGAATTAGATTTATCACTAATTACCAAACAATTCCAGTGGACACCAGAATTACTTGGGAAGCAAGCACAAAAAATTGCGTTACCAGCACCAGAAGATTCTGCCAAACTCATCAGTGAATTGATTCAAGAGTATGAGCGGGAGTTTTGGAAAACCCATGAGAAAAATCGCCAAGGAATCCGCACTTGGGAAACTCATTATATTAGACATCTAAAAAAGCTACCCCCAGATGAGCCAATGTCTTCATCAGCTTTAGAAAAAGCATTGGAAAAAACCAAACCTAATACATCTGGGCGGTTTTTCTTAGCATGGCAATTGAAGAAATTTTGCGAATTTTGCGGTATTAATGGCTTAAAAACAATTGATGCTTATGCTACACCTAAGCCTTATCCTAGTATTCGCAAAGTACCTACAGATGAGGAAATTATTCAAGGATTTAATAAAATTGGGATGCCATTATCGGCATTCGCTACTAAGGAGAATATTACAAAACCGGAACAATGGCAATGGGCTTACGGAATGTTAGCAACTTACGGTTTAAGACCCCATGAATTATATGCCATTGATATAGAAGCGTTTACTCATCCTCACAATACTTTTCATTTAGTAACATTAAATCCGCGATTGACAGAAGGTACTAAAACTGGTGAGCGTAGTTGTGGAATTCCGCCTTTATATCCCCATTGGATAGAATTATTTGATTTAAAAAATGTCAAGTTTCCTTACAATGAAGGTAAGCTCAGTAATAAAACAGCAAAGCTTTACATCAGATTTAGAGCGACAAATATTGGGTTTAGACCATACGAATTACGTCACGCTTATGCTATCCGTGGACATCGGTTGCAAGTCCCCATTAAAACGATGTCTGATTACATGGGGCATACAGTACAAGAGCATACTAAAACATATCAAAGATGGATGAATGAGGATGCTAATTTAGAGATTTATCGTGAAGTTGTCATTCATCGCCAAGGTACAAGTAAGGAAGCTTTAAAGGCTAGAATTGCAGAATTGGAAGCAGAAAATCAGGCGATTAAGGCTGAGAATGCGACGCTGAAAGCGTTGCTTATTCAACATCAGTTGGGTGAGGTAATGGGTAATTAG
- a CDS encoding GerMN domain-containing protein translates to MSITKRYVLPLFAVAIATSISSCSSNPSSTQDTASESPAPTVTSNIESVPSPSQTPSMAQLRAKSDNIGVPSPKATTESTPATTTTETPSAKASPTEQAATGKTTNVTLYTSDTQCQQLIPQKVAVPADEPVEGAVSKILEQRDTGDFNLSSYRVNLKNGVATVDLRVAPNSKRQIASLSSCEQFAMFGSLRKTLTSNPQWKIKEVRFTERGEEIVL, encoded by the coding sequence ATGAGCATAACTAAAAGATATGTTTTACCATTATTTGCTGTGGCGATCGCAACCAGCATCAGCAGTTGTAGTTCTAATCCTAGCTCTACTCAGGATACCGCTAGCGAGTCGCCAGCGCCCACTGTAACATCAAACATTGAATCAGTACCCTCCCCCAGTCAAACACCCAGCATGGCTCAACTGAGGGCTAAATCTGACAATATTGGCGTACCTTCGCCCAAAGCAACCACCGAAAGCACACCTGCTACAACTACGACTGAGACACCATCCGCAAAAGCCTCTCCTACAGAGCAAGCTGCTACAGGTAAAACTACCAATGTCACCCTATACACAAGTGACACGCAATGCCAACAACTAATTCCCCAAAAAGTAGCAGTACCAGCAGATGAGCCTGTAGAAGGTGCGGTGAGTAAGATTTTAGAGCAAAGAGATACAGGAGACTTTAACTTATCTAGTTACCGCGTTAACCTCAAAAATGGCGTTGCTACCGTTGATTTGCGAGTAGCGCCCAACTCTAAACGGCAAATAGCCTCTCTTTCTAGTTGTGAACAGTTTGCCATGTTTGGTAGCCTTCGTAAAACCCTCACCAGCAATCCTCAATGGAAGATTAAAGAAGTACGCTTCACCGAACGAGGCGAGGAAATTGTGCTTTAG